The Coffea arabica cultivar ET-39 chromosome 2c, Coffea Arabica ET-39 HiFi, whole genome shotgun sequence genome includes the window ATTAAATTCAAACTAAACGACAAAATTTAACATCCCTAAAATGTATGAGCAGATATAAGTAGATCTTTTATTGTATTAGATTAGACGCAAAGTGATTAAtagtattttataattatattttattgcatattatattttttgactCAATATgtaatttatgatttttctgtttaatatcacataataaaattatcatacttcaattcttataatacaaaatactaaataataattattaactgTCTTTACTTAAAGGTACTAAACTCCCGCGCATGGCGCTGGCTTTTTCCCCTAGTTTTGTTTATATGGTTGAGTCTTCTTAACTAGCCAATACAAACATGCAAAAGGCTGAATTGATAGGCATTACGATTTCGCACGACATTGGTATATTGCACTAATTTGGCTCCCTTACGTCCGATGACTCCGATCTTCAGTCCTTTCGTTGGCTAAAGTCCATGTTCAACAACCTAGAGTGAAACTTTTTGAGTAAAAGGTGGTCAGAGGCTCAGAGCACGTTCTTAGATACAgaataaaaaatctaaaaatttttGCAAGGCCAAAATGCTGCTTTTGCAATGATAATATGTGATATGGTGGACATTGAAAGATTGAGGAGGTAAATCGATGCAAAACAGTGTGTGCACTGATGGAGGAAAATTTTTGATCCcatttgaattgttatttattgtagcattttgatatatatatatatatatatatatatatatatatgaaaagtaaaataatgattagtataaaataaaatagtaattgaaaatgttttcattttcattgaaAACGTAAAAATGATGATTGAGGAATTAGTCATGTCAGTTTAATCAGTTTTATATAATCCCCGCCAAAAACCAAAAAGGTAAAAGAAACACAATTGAGGAATGGCCACAAACCGAAATACCGAGCTACTTTTTTGTCGCATTATTATAAACCACACTTATTTATGGGTGTTTTGGAGGAAATATCTGGCAAATTTTAGCAAAATCTGGACTTGATATGGAAATTTTCCGAGAAGCTTTGATTGGACTGGAAGCTAGAGAAAATCATCTGAATGGTGTACAAGAATCTCTTTCTGAAAGTTCTACAGAACTTGCTGTGATGCTAGAGGCCATCGAAGCTCCGGCGAAGGAAGTTGAGGAGAAGGGGAGAGAGTGTCGTTTGTTTTTGGAATAAGGGTGGAAAAAATTGGAGGGGCAAAAGAATGAATTAAGTTTGATTAGAGATGATATTAGGGGTAGGGAAGGGAAAATAAGTGACAAGAGAAGTTGATAGGAAGGCTTTTTGAGAGGATAGAGTTGGAGGGGAAACATGTTGGGGAAATCAGAAGATGACAAAAGGTTTTGGGTTCAAAACAGGGGATGCTTGAACCTAGAGAAAGTGAGCTGGAGGGCCAAAAGATGACAAAGACAATAGTTTAAGGGCTCCTCAGGTTTTTTCCTCCATTGGATACACCCACTTCATAATTCATTTAGTGATGCTTAGTTCTTTACTAATTCTAGCTTGACATATTTTACAGTGAATAACTTTTTGAAACTTATGCCACTTTCTTCTGATTGTGTCTGTCATGACACATCACATAAAATTTCTTCCCATGCATGGTGTTGCCGACTCTTATCATGCTGCTGTCCTGTTTAGAAAGGGGAATTGAGAAATTCATATTTGGTACAAGTCAATAATTGTTTGTGGTTTTGAAGTATTTGTGAGCTAAAAATGTTGGATTCATATGGCCATTTATTGTATTTTGTGTGCAGAGCTAGAAGCCAGATGTCAACTGTAGTCATAATTGATCCATACGAAACCTTTCAATGCTCAAGCACCTGCTATCATTCAGGTCGATCTGGCATTTGTGGACAAATATTCTGTAACCAAATAGAGTTGTACAGATAAATGTGGTGCTTGGATATGTTTACATTATTGAGTGTGTCGAGTTAGATCTCCCCGTTAGCTAGTCTGTGCAGCTGGTGACAAGAGCTCATGGAATTTACATTTTGTCTTGCTCAGCTTGTGTCCCAGTTCGTCCAGAGTGGCTGTATTACCAAATGGCGAGCTTAAAGGAGGGTCTCTGCTTTTTGTGTTTTATTCTTAACTTTAAATGTGTGTTTATGATGTAAAATGATACATGGTACCATATGCTTTCCTAGCTAACTACGGATTAAGTACATCAATTTAAGCAACCATTATCTGTACCTATATACAATAATAAAAGGAGAAAGCTGGCAGTTTGGGATAAACATTTTGTATcatttttttgaactttcaattttgtccttaaaaaattaattttcaccCTAATCACCTAATCATAGTTGCTAATATAGTCTCTCATAACTCCCTTAAATATTGTAGCTACCAAATTAACTATAACTATATTAAAGAtaaaaaattactaataaatTGTAGTTTTTTtatagggaaaatcgtccaaaacgtccctcacattttgtaaaatgacttttttcgtccctcacttttaaaagtgtaattttatgtcccttacatattcacatcggtcaaatttagtccctaactaggtttccaatcattttttggccggaatctatcacgtgccttgcacgtgatcatttttaaagggtaaatttgtcaaattatattttacataatctaatttatagtcctccacattttataaaacacattttttcgtccctcacatttcacaaaatgaatttctccatccctcacatttcaaaaaataaatatttctatccctcactaattatgtgtaaGAGGGAAAtcctaaaaaatatatatatatgtgtgtgtgaatacattttgtttaaatacatgtatatgtctatttgattttgcttaataatacgaataacataaatatatgtatgtgtctatttgatttcacttaacaatacgaataccatatattatacatgatcatttgatttcatctggtaTTAGCCAGTAAAAAATCTTGTATTCATTGTCAAGTTCgccaataaagctattttcggtcaaaatacgataagaatatgcaaattaaggttctattgataaatattagtcataatcatacaaaaaaagaagatagtCCACAAGTTGGGCCtcattacatacatgtgtttatgctattattattgagcaaaatcaaatagacatatacatgtgtttaaaaaaaatgtattcacacacataattagtgagaaatgaaaaattcattttttgaaatgtgagggatgaagaaattcattttatgaaatgtgagggatgaaaaaaatcattttataaaatgtgagggacgaaaaaatttaatttataaaatgtggaggactatagatcagattatgtaaaatataatttgacaaatttacccttcaaaatgatcacgtgccttgcacatgatggattccggccaaaaaatgatcggaaacctaattagagactaaatttgaccgatgtgaatatgtaagggacataaaattacacttttaaaagtgaaggacgaaaaaagtcattttacaaaatgtgagggacgttttggacgattttcccttttttatatGAAGAAtttatatgtaatttaattttgtaaaaaaaattaatatattcataaaattaataattatttctGAACTATATACACATTGGATGTGCCCTTAAAATTAGTGTATGCAAGTTCTATTTGATCTTTACTATGTAGAAAAGACCTAAAATTTTCGATTAATTTCTGCCTCTATGATTTCATTATTCATAGGGATGGCAATTGGGACACCCCGCGGGAGATTAATGGGGTGGGGGATAGGGCGGGGCGAGGGGAAAAATGCTTCCCTCATTGAAAAACGTGGTGGGATACGACCGCTCCATCCCctgcttaaataaaataataatatatatatacacacacataacatatttaatattattaattataaatatcaaattatgcatatgtaatataattaatattattggttatactaataattatatatttatattaatacaaattattgattagttgtactaatatatttatactaaattactAACTACAATTTTtactaattatacatttattttattatatactTTTTACTAATTATACATTTGTACTAAATTACAAATTATAAACTTTTTCCCAACAGGCATCTACGGAGGAAGTGGAGCGGGGCAGGAGAGCGGGTGACGGGGGTGAGGGATATGTTTAGCCAACAGTCCCGCTCTAATCCCATCCTGTTGCCATTCCCAAATATTTGGGCTACCCGGTTAAGGATAAGTTTAGCAAATCAGCAATAACTACGGTATTCCATATGCATCCGATACCCATCCGCATCCTCAAGTCATTTTTTGGATTTGCCAACATTGTCCTGTTTCGACTTTAAAAGCAAATAACCTcctctttgcataataaaaataataaaaaatttagagtggctcttttctttttcagtatcaagaaaaaaattcaaacaattaatttctttactcttggcaatcttattgatattgaaaaaaaatagaaagatggagagggggagaggagagagagagagagagagagctcaattctttttttaaaaattacaaataataaaGAATTGAAtactttaattattttaaaattatttcacttttctgTTTACTATCAAATTCCATTCCTAATCTCAACAACCTTAAagtaatacgataatgttagacttttctttattttctttctttgcaaaatcttattttttgtctccttctttcctatgtccttttcttttccaagtattaataagtgtgaaaaaatttttgagaaaattcttttatttttatgtttttcgatctcttaaagtgaaaaaaaggaaaaataaccattccaactttttatttttaattatatataaaaagggtaaatatatttaaaatttttttactataCTGGTTAGGTTAACGATGAGgtaaaatgtctagaaaataatgttaggaactaaAGCGAGTGTATCACTATAATCTAAatgaataaagtgataataacaatatagtaatgctataaaataaaagggttttttttgtccaaaatttcttaacatgttgagttgaattattAATATGGGtaaagtaattaaaaaataacGTTAAGAGAtaaactgatagtagtgatataatttaaggggataaagtgataataacccagAAAataaacatctgaattaattaagtgaaaCTGATATTTCATATGTTAGTGTGGGCCAGATTATGTGGCACTAAATACCCACTAACAGTTGGTGTGACAAGGGCAGCTTGATAATTTAACAGAATCTCTATAGTTTTTCTAAACCCAGGAATAGTAAGCCATACTTGTCTTGCAAATTAATGAAAAGTTGGATCATTCATACcaattttgatttttccaaCAACCTTTTTTCCAAATATTTCTCAAGCAATTTTGCTTGGGTTGCAGGACAGAATTCATTGCCCAATTGCTACAATTTGTCGTCCACATTTCTTGGAAGGTGATGCTACTAATGTAATCGGAGTACTCAATATTTGTGACTTTCTTCAGTCCATTCTTCTGGCTGATTTGCCCATTATTCACTAACAGAAAAAAgaatgcccaaaaaaaaaagatatctaaaattttttggagTAAAATTGCTTCTAGAAACAataactatatatatatttttttaaaaaaatgcaacTATCCTAAAACAATTCCATGACTCATCCTATAAGCAAAACTGCATCTTGCTTTAATTAGCTCTCTCCAAATTCAATTCCCTACTTTCCAGATCAAAATCAGACACATGAGAACTTTAATTGCTTTCTGGTacaagtagtagtagtatttgatCAATTGAGACACCGCTGTATGAGGATGTTTGCAAACAATAATCTGCCCTATATATAGAACTGAGAATGGAACCTCTTCCCATATGGTcatattttgacaaataaaataaaataaagaggtaaATTAGTCCACAAGCACGGTACAAAAAGCCAAACACACAACTGTCTCATAACATTTATTGCATCAAATGGAGTGTTTCAAAGTCgaacacaattttttttttcctttttgtggaatttttttGTTGAATAATAATAAACAGTGGAGCTCAAAACCCTCCCAATTCCTTAAAATTTATACACAGTTCGAAACAAAAAGGCACACAAAAACACAGGCAAAAGTTTTTTGCTTCTTCAACTGCTTTCTTCTCTTCCGCAGCAATGGCAAAATATTTGGTCGTGACGTCTACTTTTGAACCATCAACTGCTTTCTTCTTCCACAGCAACAGCAAACCTTTTTATTCATTAGCCACTTTTTATTCAAGCACATAAACCTATAGTCAAAAGAATTTTCACAATTTCAACAGGGCCTACATCGAGCAGTATGAATTTGTAAAGTGCAAGTTCGGTGATATAAAACTCTACATATCATTTTTCTGCTAGATAACAATCAGCAAAACTGAAAAgataatttaaggaaaaaaaatactacAGTCCCTTTTGCATACTGTACCTATGAATCTACTCCAATTACATTTCTGGAAAGTATTTAAGGGGTAATAACTCTTGTTCCACATCCAACAGCAAATTTAATCTCATTGGTACAGTACCTAAAATGAATTGCAAAATTTCTCAGTTTTAAAGGATTGTATGTGATGTGACCATTTATGCTATTCACACATAAAGCAATGGCACTTTCAGACCCAATTTTTCGAGTAATTCAAACTGTTAGTGCGATTTTGGtttaatttcaaatattttatcAAATTTCTTAATATAAACGAGGACCAATTTTTCGTATACCACGGATTTCGAATGACCATCTAAGCCCAATTTTTTGTCCCTTGCTCCAACCAATGTGACAATTAGTAGCGCAAATGACAAAATTAAAAGGATGGAATTTACCTCTCAACATTTGACATGGAATCTGCCCTAAAGATTTCTGGCTAGTCGATAATGATCTTCAGATCCTCATATCCCATGTCTTCCCAAATTTTGCGTACCGACTCCTTAAGAGAGTCATTACAGTCGCGCACTTCAATCTCCTCAAGAGATTCACTCTGCCCTAAGCAGGAAGGGACCTCTTTCAATTCCAAAACCCCAATCAACCTTAACTTCCGAAGATACGGGAAAACATCATCACCGCCTGTTGCGTCCTCCCATTTGACAACATCCAAGTTTTCCAAACTCAAGCACATGAGTTTAGGGAACCCTCCTGCTGTCAGCTCCCATCTTTCTCCGACAAATGACTCGCCGAGTAATATAAGAACCTCAAGCTCGGGTAGTTCCTGAATCACCGAAATTTTACTCCAGGGCAGATGCAATCCTCCAAGGACCAACTCTTTTAAATTTAGCGGGAAAGAAAACTCAACAGGATTCGATGGCAATGACTCCGCCGACACTTCGAGTGCTTCTAGACTTGAAAGGTGACTTAAGTTGCAGCATCCCACAGAGCACTCTGCCGCTGAGAGCTGGATCTTCAGTTGGCGGACATTCGGAACCTTTCTCATTATATTTGCCGCTCTGTCGTCCAAAGTCACAGTCAAGGTGGAAAGAGTGTCTAAATTCCAGAGGTCAGAGGTGTTTTCAAGATTTTCACTCGGCAAAGAACAACTAACGTTCCAGCCCACCACATGTAGATGCCTCAACTTGGTCATGTTCCATATGGTATCTGGGAATGAAACAGTACCAGATTCAGCAATCACAACAAAAGTTTCTAAGTTGGAGAGCTTGTCAATTGTGGAGGGAATGGAACTCATTGCACCCTGAACACCCAAGTATCTCAGCTCAACAAGAGCTTCTACTTCTCTAGGAAAAACCTTATGCCGCAGAAACATTTGCTCCAAATCCAACACTCGAAGTTTTTTGTAGATGCCAAAGACAAATGACATATCAGCCATGAATGAATCAGACTCTTCAATCTGACTAAACAATAGCAGACTGcatagttgtggacagaatagCCTTGACTTCTTAAACTGCTCTACCTTGGACCAAATGGACAACCTCTCGAGGTACGGGTGCTCATTAAAAGTGGAAAGTTCACCGTAGCCACGCAACACCTGtaggaaattttcttttttggctcTGTCCTTACAAAACTCGTGTAATAGATCATGAATGCGACAAGTTTTGACTCCACCAGTATGTCCTTGTTTGGCAACCATGACTAGGTTTCTGCCAATAAGATCCATCATGTATTCTTCTGCTAAATCCTCTAATCTCTTTGGCTCTGTATCTTGCACAAGCTCTTCAACAGATACAAAGCCTTCTGCTATCCATAGCCTCGTCAACTTCTCagtttcaatttcttgatcttcTCTAAATGCTCCAAAGTACAGAAGGCATGGTATCAAATAATGCGGTAAGTGCCTGTAACTCAGCTCCAATATATACTTGCACTGGTCATACACAATGGCTGAAGTTAATCTATCTGCAACGTCACTCCAAGCCTCATCCTCTATAGTTGACAAAATTCCAGCTATGATGACTATGGTAAGAGGCAATCCCTTGCAATTTCTTGCTATTTGCTCCCCAAGCATGCGTAGTGGCTGAGGACAATCTGCTTCTCCAAACACCTTCTTCTGCAATAATTCCCAACTCTCTTCTTTGGTAAGTTCACGAAGATTGTGATGTTCCACAGAATCCACACCAATTCTAACCTCTGAAGCCACGCTAGATTCTCGAGTTGTAATTAGGATTCGGCTTCCAGTACTATCGTCAGGGAATGAATGACGCAAGCCATGCCACACCCCAATGTCCCAGACATCATCTAAAACAA containing:
- the LOC113727534 gene encoding putative late blight resistance protein homolog R1A-3 produces the protein MASTRVDSVLHNLELLHNNLEKRDSFETGFSNLREDFEALKLNLLFLKPVLLCARNWSSDQLKVRLRAFLSKIEAPVNRSGMDIKSLNLRSKSSFNLKSVVTALKPVVSNLLGNIKSFKQDIIDIYETLSSCSSSESGSCLRDYELVDFIDSVLQNLIDLLSRRYFESMEDYNSALHAHIEALEDKLTFLKNFIGFAKFLGVEERELGDLLAHVQVVALNAARLSYKCLFYKEDEEMHDPRMCSIISELLEKINPVDLQVYETYVKVLKAPKSPESLLTTQTDMQILKNFNDSLISSLWELLWCRTSFAVSVKDQMKRLYEGLRFLRSILNEAQENMNELNDKIVAVISEAGIVIFSLFLNGVKEVEVDSLVVGESADCCAMLVTTNNSVKLIVDHVSGSRISGSLPHYHSFRGQEVRKTTRFKPSRGRAPITREIVVGLEDEAQKVINRLNRGSTKLQIVPIVGMPGLGKTTLAKKVYNDPRVQGHFRIILWCTVSQEYNLKNLLVQILSSVGIQGRVNEEHKVLDEIDLMLYLKRLLLRNRYLVVLDDVWDIGVWHGLRHSFPDDSTGSRILITTRESSVASEVRIGVDSVEHHNLRELTKEESWELLQKKVFGEADCPQPLRMLGEQIARNCKGLPLTIVIIAGILSTIEDEAWSDVADRLTSAIVYDQCKYILELSYRHLPHYLIPCLLYFGAFREDQEIETEKLTRLWIAEGFVSVEELVQDTEPKRLEDLAEEYMMDLIGRNLVMVAKQGHTGGVKTCRIHDLLHEFCKDRAKKENFLQVLRGYGELSTFNEHPYLERLSIWSKVEQFKKSRLFCPQLCSLLLFSQIEESDSFMADMSFVFGIYKKLRVLDLEQMFLRHKVFPREVEALVELRYLGVQGAMSSIPSTIDKLSNLETFVVIAESGTVSFPDTIWNMTKLRHLHVVGWNVSCSLPSENLENTSDLWNLDTLSTLTVTLDDRAANIMRKVPNVRQLKIQLSAAECSVGCCNLSHLSSLEALEVSAESLPSNPVEFSFPLNLKELVLGGLHLPWSKISVIQELPELEVLILLGESFVGERWELTAGGFPKLMCLSLENLDVVKWEDATGGDDVFPYLRKLRLIGVLELKEVPSCLGQSESLEEIEVRDCNDSLKESVRKIWEDMGYEDLKIIID